In Nitrospirota bacterium, the genomic stretch AAAGCAGGCTTACGGGTTATCTGTCCATAATTCTGATAGACGTAATTCTGGCAACACATCTCAATTTTCCATAGTGTAATTTGGAATTTACAAGCTTAACGACCTTTGGATCATCTTGACTTGACAGTTTATATTTTTACCCATATTCTCAAGGTAGCTCTTTGGTAATTTAATATAACAAATTTATGGGGTATTCAAGAATAAAAAGAAAGGGGGTAAAAAAGATGGCAAAGGTTATTACAGCAACGGTCATAGATGAAACGCATTTGGAGTTGAGTCAGCCGATTCCGGACCAGCGAGGATCCCATATTAAAATCTTGATCGCCAATGATCAAGAGGAGGATCGCATTTGGCAAGAAGCCTCTAAAAAGCATCTCTTAAATGCCTACGATGAGGAGGATGCGATCTATGATCGTCTATAAGTTTGGAGATGTTGTCTTGATAGATTTTATTCAGGCCACCGGTGACAAAAAAAGACGTCCTGCACTTATCATTTTAGATACAGGCGATGCAGATATTGTTCTGGCTCCCATAACTAC encodes the following:
- a CDS encoding type II toxin-antitoxin system PemK/MazF family toxin, whose protein sequence is MIVYKFGDVVLIDFIQATGDKKRRPALIILDTGDADIVLAPITT